Proteins from a genomic interval of Pseudomonas versuta:
- a CDS encoding type IV pilus secretin PilQ, which translates to MKRIFPVFGLALWSALNSPPILALAQAGALVAPGPEASGTVYAGEKISLNFQDIEVRTVLQLLADFTRFNLVVSDAVEGSVTLTLQDVPWDQALELVLKSKDLDKRLEGNVLLVAPADEIDAREQHEQEVRNKLAEAVPLRRELVQVSHARAADIARLFESGAASQPGAEGRGSLMVDERTNHIIALQSPEQLEELRRIVAQLDVPVRQVMIEARIVEAGVDFERNLGVRWGGAINQGGKWSAGGLEPAGGSGDTSFVDLGIRSNSSGLGIAFISNNVLLDLELSAMEKTGNGEIISQPKVVTADKETAKILKGTEIPYQETSGSGATSVSFKEASLSLQVTPQITPDNSVIMEVVVTKDEPDYINMVNDVPPIKKNEVKAKVLVKDGETIVIGGVFSNTQSNVIDKVPFFGDLPYVGRLFRRDVVQEKKSELLVFLTPRIMNNQAIAVSH; encoded by the coding sequence ATGAAAAGGATTTTCCCGGTGTTTGGGCTGGCGCTATGGAGTGCGCTGAATTCGCCGCCAATACTGGCGCTCGCACAGGCCGGTGCCCTTGTGGCACCAGGGCCCGAAGCGAGCGGTACGGTGTATGCGGGCGAAAAAATATCGCTTAACTTTCAGGACATCGAAGTGCGTACGGTGCTTCAGTTGCTGGCGGATTTCACCCGATTCAATCTGGTGGTCAGTGACGCCGTAGAGGGCAGTGTGACGCTCACCCTGCAGGATGTTCCCTGGGATCAGGCACTGGAGCTGGTGCTCAAAAGTAAAGACCTCGACAAGCGCCTTGAAGGCAATGTGCTGTTGGTTGCACCGGCTGACGAAATAGACGCCCGTGAACAGCATGAACAAGAAGTGCGAAATAAACTGGCCGAAGCTGTGCCTTTGCGTCGAGAGCTGGTGCAGGTCAGTCATGCCCGGGCAGCAGACATTGCACGGCTGTTCGAGTCAGGGGCCGCTAGCCAGCCTGGCGCAGAAGGGCGGGGCTCGCTGATGGTCGATGAGCGTACCAATCACATCATTGCGCTGCAGTCCCCCGAGCAGCTTGAAGAGTTGCGCCGCATCGTGGCTCAGCTGGATGTGCCGGTGCGTCAGGTAATGATCGAGGCCCGTATTGTTGAGGCCGGGGTGGACTTTGAAAGGAACCTGGGGGTGCGCTGGGGCGGTGCGATCAACCAGGGTGGTAAGTGGAGCGCTGGCGGTCTTGAACCGGCAGGTGGTAGCGGCGATACGAGCTTCGTCGATCTGGGTATCAGGAGTAATTCCTCGGGGTTGGGCATCGCCTTCATCAGCAACAATGTGTTGCTTGACCTGGAGCTCAGCGCCATGGAAAAAACCGGGAATGGCGAAATCATCTCTCAACCCAAGGTCGTTACCGCGGACAAGGAAACCGCCAAAATCCTTAAAGGCACCGAAATCCCCTATCAGGAAACCAGTGGCAGCGGGGCAACCTCGGTGTCGTTCAAGGAAGCGTCGCTGTCGCTTCAAGTGACTCCGCAAATCACTCCGGACAACAGCGTCATCATGGAAGTCGTTGTGACCAAGGACGAGCCTGATTACATCAATATGGTCAACGATGTGCCGCCGATCAAAAAGAATGAGGTCAAGGCCAAAGTGCTGGTTAAAGATGGTGAAACCATTGTGATTGGGGGGGTGTTCTCAAATACTCAAAGCAATGTAATAGATAAAGTGCCATTTTTTGGCGATCTGCCGTATGTTGGCCGACTTTTCCGTAGAGACGTTGTCCAGGAAAAAAAATCCGAACTGCTGGTGTTCCTGACTCCGCGTATCATGAACAACCAGGCGATTGCTGTGAGTCATTGA
- the pilM gene encoding type IV pilus biogenesis protein PilM produces the protein MSGLFSKSGQRYVGIDIGSHAIKVVELSRAHGAFRLHAYAIEALAPLCTEDQTGADPKSVAQALTMALERAGVVAREAVVAVSDTQVIGKTFEVQAGLSQEELELHVWLEAEQYLPYALEDAALDFEVQEELSINPGQVSVLLVACRQETLAWYQALLSCAGLQARVIDVRPHALARAVLWMPSPALQASGAVAVVEFATETTLLSIVQQGRVTHSRQLLFGAGEPCDEIFRALAVQHLSDGLEQIAGYGNDRPVASIMLAGTGASRPGLDRWIEAQLGLPACVANPFAFMALDPALAPEALFCDAPMLLTAFGLALRGFD, from the coding sequence GTGAGCGGATTATTTAGCAAGTCCGGCCAGCGATACGTGGGGATCGATATCGGTTCGCACGCGATTAAAGTCGTCGAACTGAGCCGTGCGCACGGTGCGTTCAGGCTGCATGCCTATGCCATTGAAGCGCTGGCTCCCCTGTGTACGGAGGATCAGACCGGCGCTGATCCGAAAAGTGTCGCGCAGGCGCTGACGATGGCATTGGAGAGGGCGGGAGTGGTGGCTCGTGAGGCTGTTGTCGCTGTGTCTGACACGCAGGTCATTGGTAAAACCTTTGAGGTGCAAGCGGGCTTGAGTCAGGAAGAACTCGAGCTTCACGTCTGGCTGGAAGCCGAGCAATACCTGCCCTATGCGCTTGAAGATGCTGCGCTGGACTTCGAAGTTCAAGAGGAGCTGTCGATCAATCCGGGGCAAGTCAGCGTTTTGCTGGTGGCGTGTCGGCAAGAGACCCTGGCGTGGTATCAGGCGCTATTGAGCTGTGCCGGATTGCAGGCACGGGTGATCGATGTTCGGCCCCATGCTTTGGCCCGTGCGGTGTTGTGGATGCCGAGTCCGGCTCTGCAAGCCTCAGGCGCAGTGGCAGTGGTTGAGTTCGCTACAGAGACGACCCTGTTAAGCATCGTGCAGCAAGGCCGTGTAACCCATTCCCGGCAATTGCTGTTTGGGGCAGGCGAACCTTGCGATGAAATCTTTAGAGCGCTGGCTGTTCAGCACCTGAGTGACGGGCTTGAGCAGATTGCCGGGTACGGGAATGACAGGCCGGTCGCTTCAATCATGTTGGCGGGCACAGGGGCGTCCCGTCCGGGGCTGGATCGGTGGATTGAAGCGCAGTTGGGCCTGCCGGCATGCGTGGCCAACCCGTTTGCATTCATGGCCCTTGATCCTGCGCTCGCGCCTGAAGCCTTGTTCTGCGATGCTCCGATGCTGTTGACTGCCTTCGGTCTGGCCTTGAGGGGGTTTGATTAA
- a CDS encoding AAA family ATPase, which translates to MTSLHADEAFLGHFQLNHDPFAPRVPGFKFFPAQRKPVLGQLHHLARYSQLLLVVTGPEGSGKTLLRQALVASTNKQSVQSVVVSARGAGDAAGILRQVAQTLNAARADVGAILAQVVQLALTGQEVYLLVDDAEQLDESALEALLALAAGAPEGRPHVFLFGEPSMIAGLEQLSADEERFHVIELQPYTEEETREYLAQRLEGAGRGIELFSAQQISDIHESSEGWPGIINQVARDAMIEAMIASRSAVKRPSMGFKMPKKHVLAIGAVVVVAVAAAILIPGRSKAPTAPATEQTQLGQATPSSGANPSIDFAGSSQPMPLPLVGQSQPVMRGPLAEAAGGIAEGDDGGVPAVDGGVAQPPTVTTTAPPAGVTPGPAPVAAPRPAPAPAVAAAKPALAPVAKPAPAPAPKPVVKPAEKPVTLAKAAPGGSWYSSQPATNYVVQIVGTSSEASAQNVVKEVGGEARYFKKSLNGKPLFVVTYGNFPNHAAATAAIKNLPAKIQAGKPWPRTVASVQQELAAAR; encoded by the coding sequence ATGACTAGTTTGCATGCCGACGAGGCGTTCCTCGGTCACTTCCAGCTCAACCACGACCCCTTTGCACCACGGGTGCCGGGGTTCAAGTTTTTTCCTGCCCAGCGCAAGCCGGTGCTGGGGCAATTGCACCACCTAGCGCGCTACAGCCAGTTGCTGTTGGTGGTGACAGGGCCTGAAGGCAGCGGCAAAACCTTGCTGCGTCAGGCGCTGGTGGCCAGTACCAACAAGCAGTCAGTGCAGAGCGTTGTGGTATCGGCACGGGGTGCCGGTGACGCTGCGGGCATCTTGCGCCAGGTGGCGCAAACGCTTAACGCTGCCCGGGCCGATGTGGGGGCGATTCTGGCGCAGGTGGTACAGCTGGCGCTGACCGGCCAGGAAGTTTACCTGCTGGTCGATGATGCCGAGCAGCTCGACGAGTCTGCGCTTGAAGCGTTGCTGGCACTGGCAGCAGGTGCGCCGGAAGGCCGGCCGCATGTATTCCTGTTCGGCGAGCCATCGATGATTGCCGGACTTGAGCAGTTGAGTGCTGATGAAGAGCGCTTCCATGTGATCGAGTTGCAGCCCTACACCGAAGAAGAAACCCGCGAGTATCTGGCTCAGCGGCTTGAAGGTGCCGGGCGCGGAATCGAACTCTTTAGCGCACAGCAGATCTCAGATATACACGAGAGCTCCGAAGGCTGGCCTGGCATCATCAACCAGGTCGCCCGCGATGCAATGATCGAAGCCATGATAGCTAGCCGTTCTGCGGTCAAGCGTCCAAGTATGGGGTTCAAGATGCCTAAGAAACACGTATTGGCCATTGGTGCCGTAGTGGTCGTGGCTGTAGCCGCTGCCATTCTGATTCCGGGTCGCAGCAAAGCACCAACCGCACCCGCTACCGAGCAGACGCAACTGGGCCAGGCTACGCCCAGCAGCGGCGCCAACCCGTCGATAGATTTCGCAGGTTCCTCGCAGCCAATGCCATTGCCGCTGGTGGGCCAGTCGCAGCCGGTAATGCGCGGGCCTCTGGCTGAGGCCGCTGGCGGCATTGCCGAAGGCGATGACGGCGGTGTTCCGGCAGTCGACGGTGGTGTGGCTCAGCCGCCAACCGTAACCACTACCGCGCCACCAGCGGGCGTGACACCTGGCCCTGCGCCTGTAGCCGCACCGCGTCCGGCCCCGGCGCCAGCCGTTGCAGCAGCCAAGCCCGCGCTAGCCCCGGTTGCCAAGCCAGCCCCGGCCCCGGCTCCAAAGCCTGTCGTGAAGCCTGCCGAGAAGCCGGTCACCCTGGCCAAGGCTGCACCGGGCGGTAGCTGGTACTCCAGCCAGCCAGCGACTAACTACGTGGTGCAGATTGTCGGCACCAGCTCCGAAGCGTCTGCGCAAAACGTTGTCAAAGAGGTGGGTGGCGAAGCCCGCTACTTCAAGAAATCGCTCAACGGCAAGCCCCTGTTTGTCGTCACCTACGGCAATTTCCCGAACCATGCCGCAGCAACTGCGGCAATCAAGAACTTGCCAGCGAAGATTCAGGCTGGTAAACCTTGGCCTCGCACTGTCGCCAGCGTCCAACAAGAACTGGCAGCAGCTCGCTGA
- the aroK gene encoding shikimate kinase AroK: MRNLILVGPMGAGKSTIGRLLAKELHLPFKDSDKEIELRTGANIPWIFDKEGEPGFRDRETAMIAELCEADGVVLATGGGAVMRPENRLALRNGGRVVYLHASIEQQVARTARDRNRPLLRNANPEKILRDLLAIRDPLYREIADLVIETDERPPRMVVLNILERLAQLAPR, from the coding sequence GTGCGAAATTTGATTCTTGTTGGGCCAATGGGGGCTGGAAAAAGCACCATCGGACGTTTGCTGGCCAAAGAGCTGCACCTGCCTTTCAAAGATTCCGACAAGGAAATTGAATTGCGCACCGGTGCCAATATCCCGTGGATCTTCGATAAAGAAGGCGAACCGGGCTTCCGGGATCGTGAAACGGCAATGATTGCCGAACTTTGCGAGGCCGATGGCGTGGTATTGGCAACCGGTGGTGGCGCGGTCATGCGCCCGGAAAACCGGCTTGCGCTGCGCAATGGCGGGCGGGTGGTGTACTTGCATGCCTCCATTGAACAGCAGGTTGCACGCACCGCGCGTGACCGCAATCGGCCTCTGCTGCGTAATGCGAACCCGGAGAAAATCCTGCGGGACTTGCTGGCGATCCGTGACCCGCTCTACCGGGAAATCGCCGATCTGGTGATCGAAACCGATGAGCGGCCGCCGCGAATGGTGGTGCTGAATATTCTTGAGCGTCTGGCTCAGCTTGCTCCACGGTAG
- a CDS encoding pilus assembly protein PilP, with protein sequence MSARTRLCVLGCMVALAGCDNTQGTLELQAWFQTVRSLPGDAIAPVPKIALRPLFVYQAQTLRNPFMAAGEGASGSWQASLAGDGLDENRPRQFLESFDLEQFEMVGTLTGAQQTSALLRAGEGVHRLKTGDYLGRNNGQVVSIDAAQVEVFEVISDGRGGWLERSLTIPLKQQS encoded by the coding sequence ATGAGCGCTCGTACCCGGTTATGCGTTCTGGGGTGCATGGTGGCTCTGGCGGGGTGCGACAACACGCAAGGCACCCTGGAGTTGCAAGCCTGGTTTCAGACAGTCCGGTCTCTCCCGGGAGATGCCATTGCGCCTGTCCCGAAAATTGCGCTCCGGCCGCTTTTTGTCTACCAGGCGCAGACTCTTCGCAACCCTTTTATGGCCGCAGGAGAAGGTGCTTCCGGGAGCTGGCAGGCAAGTCTTGCGGGTGACGGGCTTGACGAGAACCGGCCGCGGCAATTTCTGGAGAGTTTTGATCTTGAGCAATTCGAAATGGTCGGCACGCTCACCGGTGCCCAGCAAACCAGCGCCTTGTTGCGGGCTGGCGAGGGTGTCCATCGCTTGAAAACAGGTGATTACCTGGGGCGCAATAACGGTCAGGTTGTCTCGATCGATGCTGCGCAGGTTGAAGTGTTTGAAGTGATTTCTGATGGTCGGGGCGGTTGGCTGGAGCGATCCCTGACGATCCCATTAAAACAGCAGTCTTGA
- a CDS encoding penicillin-binding protein 1A, which yields MRLLKFFGWSFVAVFCGLLLVLSGAFLYLSPGLPSVESLRSIQLQIPLRVFTSDGKLIAEFGEMRRSPIKFADIPPNFINALLSAEDDNFANHYGVDPSSLMRAATQLVKSGHIQSGGSTITMQVAKNYFLSSERSFSRKTNEILLALEIERELTKDEILELYVNKIYLGNRAYGIESAAQVYYGKSIRDLSLAQMAMIAGLPKAPSRFNPLANPVRSKERRDWILGRMYKLGKIDKASYETAIAEPVNASYHVPTPEVSAPYIAEMARAEMVGRYGSEAYTEGYRVTTTVPSNLQELANTAVHEGLIAYDQRHGYRGPESHLPGKTPAAWAQELTKQRPLSGLEPAIVTQVDKNGLQVLTRTGEGHVPWDSMKWARKFLNTNSMGPMPKQPSDVVQVGDLIRVQPQASGSLKFSQVPNVQGALVSLDPDNGAIRALVGGFAFEQSNYNRAMQAKRQPGSSFKPFIYSAALDNGYTAATLVNDAPIVFVDEYLDKVWRPKNDTNTFLGPIRVREALYKSRNLVSIRLLQSLGVDHTIDYISKFGFNKQDLPRNLSLALGTATLTPMEIATGWSTFANGGYKITPYLIDKIESRNGDTLFVANPPSVPKNASKDVPAEAAALTIDTINAAPGLPTTETQAVAERIVDGRTTYILTSMLQDVIKLGTGRRALALGRTDLSGKTGTTNESKDAWFSGYNADYVTTVWTGFDQPESLGRREYGGTVALPIWMTYMGGALKGKPAHTQPEPEGILSLRIDPVSGRIASPGTPGAYFELFKSEDTPPTNSELGNGVAPGSPLPADDGAPIDLF from the coding sequence ATTCGTCTGCTGAAGTTTTTCGGGTGGTCTTTCGTTGCTGTGTTCTGCGGGCTCCTGCTCGTACTGAGCGGCGCGTTTCTCTATCTTAGCCCTGGCTTGCCGTCCGTAGAGTCGTTGAGAAGTATCCAGTTGCAGATTCCTTTGCGGGTCTTCACCAGCGACGGGAAATTAATCGCAGAGTTTGGCGAAATGCGCCGCTCCCCGATCAAGTTCGCCGACATTCCGCCCAATTTCATCAATGCGTTGCTGTCGGCAGAAGATGACAACTTCGCCAATCATTACGGCGTCGACCCCAGCAGCCTGATGCGCGCCGCAACCCAGCTGGTAAAAAGCGGACACATACAATCGGGTGGCAGCACCATCACGATGCAGGTTGCGAAGAACTATTTCCTCTCCAGCGAGCGCAGCTTTTCCCGCAAAACCAATGAAATCCTGCTGGCCCTGGAGATCGAACGCGAACTGACCAAGGACGAAATCCTTGAGCTGTACGTGAACAAGATTTACCTGGGCAATCGCGCTTACGGCATCGAGTCCGCAGCGCAGGTTTATTACGGCAAGTCGATCCGCGACCTGAGCCTGGCGCAGATGGCCATGATTGCCGGCCTGCCCAAAGCCCCTTCGCGCTTTAACCCGCTGGCCAACCCGGTGCGCAGCAAAGAACGGCGCGACTGGATTCTGGGTCGTATGTACAAGCTGGGGAAAATTGACAAGGCCAGCTACGAAACCGCGATCGCAGAGCCGGTCAACGCCAGCTATCACGTGCCAACCCCGGAAGTCAGCGCACCCTACATCGCCGAAATGGCCCGCGCCGAAATGGTTGGTCGCTACGGCAGCGAGGCCTACACCGAAGGCTATCGTGTTACCACCACCGTACCGAGCAACCTTCAGGAACTGGCCAATACCGCGGTTCACGAAGGCCTGATTGCCTACGACCAGCGCCACGGCTACCGCGGCCCGGAATCACACCTGCCGGGCAAGACTCCGGCCGCCTGGGCTCAAGAACTCACCAAGCAACGCCCGCTTAGCGGTCTGGAGCCAGCCATCGTGACCCAGGTCGACAAAAACGGCCTGCAAGTGCTGACCCGTACCGGCGAAGGCCACGTGCCGTGGGACAGCATGAAATGGGCGCGCAAGTTCCTCAATACCAACAGCATGGGCCCAATGCCCAAGCAGCCTTCAGATGTCGTGCAAGTCGGCGACCTGATTCGCGTACAGCCCCAGGCCAGTGGCAGCCTGAAATTCAGCCAGGTGCCAAACGTTCAGGGAGCCCTGGTTTCCCTTGACCCGGACAACGGCGCCATTCGCGCCCTGGTCGGCGGTTTCGCGTTCGAGCAAAGCAACTACAACCGCGCAATGCAGGCCAAGCGCCAGCCGGGCTCCAGCTTCAAACCCTTCATCTACAGCGCAGCGCTGGATAACGGCTACACCGCCGCCACCCTGGTCAACGACGCACCTATCGTGTTTGTCGACGAGTACCTGGACAAGGTCTGGCGCCCGAAGAACGACACCAATACGTTCCTCGGCCCGATCCGGGTACGCGAGGCGCTGTACAAGTCGCGCAACCTGGTCTCGATCCGCTTGCTGCAAAGCCTGGGCGTCGACCACACCATCGACTACATCAGCAAGTTCGGCTTCAACAAACAGGACCTGCCGCGCAATCTGTCGCTGGCCCTGGGTACGGCTACCCTGACCCCGATGGAAATTGCCACCGGCTGGAGCACGTTTGCCAACGGCGGTTACAAGATCACGCCGTACCTGATCGACAAGATCGAAAGCCGCAACGGCGATACCCTCTTCGTCGCCAACCCGCCAAGCGTGCCTAAAAACGCCAGCAAAGACGTACCGGCAGAAGCCGCAGCGCTGACCATCGACACCATCAATGCAGCCCCGGGCTTGCCGACTACAGAAACCCAGGCAGTCGCCGAGCGCATCGTTGACGGACGCACCACCTACATCCTGACCAGCATGCTGCAGGACGTGATCAAGCTCGGCACCGGGCGCCGCGCCCTGGCATTGGGCCGTACCGATCTGTCGGGCAAAACCGGTACTACCAACGAGTCCAAGGACGCATGGTTCTCCGGGTACAACGCCGATTACGTGACTACGGTCTGGACCGGCTTCGACCAACCCGAAAGCCTCGGGCGTCGCGAGTACGGTGGCACCGTAGCCCTGCCGATCTGGATGACCTACATGGGCGGCGCACTCAAGGGCAAGCCTGCTCACACCCAGCCCGAACCCGAAGGCATCCTCAGCCTGCGCATAGACCCGGTGAGCGGCCGCATCGCCTCACCCGGCACACCTGGCGCCTATTTCGAGCTGTTCAAGAGCGAAGACACGCCCCCCACCAACAGTGAGCTGGGCAATGGCGTAGCGCCAGGCAGCCCGCTGCCGGCAGATGATGGCGCGCCGATAGATCTCTTCTGA
- a CDS encoding PilN domain-containing protein: protein MARINLLPWRALAREKRRRRFLIVLLALALVAAGGLLVIERFIDRAVERQLARNDLIRSATVQLDGRARQIDQLKVRREQLLERMQTIETLQANRSDSGIILEQLARSLPVGVYFTDVKMTERTIVITGVALSNTLVAELMRNLDASHWLETPVLIDVKAGPVQAGGDERLFQMTVRSRHAPAGGTF from the coding sequence ATGGCGAGAATCAACTTGCTGCCTTGGCGCGCATTGGCGCGTGAAAAGCGTCGCAGGCGTTTTTTGATCGTTCTGTTAGCCCTGGCGCTGGTGGCGGCAGGTGGTTTGTTGGTGATTGAGCGCTTTATTGACCGTGCGGTTGAGCGCCAGCTGGCACGCAATGACCTGATCAGGAGTGCCACGGTGCAACTGGATGGGCGAGCCCGGCAAATCGATCAGTTGAAGGTGCGGCGCGAGCAATTGCTTGAGCGCATGCAAACCATCGAGACGCTCCAGGCAAACCGGTCGGACAGCGGGATCATCCTGGAGCAATTGGCGCGCAGCCTGCCGGTGGGCGTGTATTTCACCGACGTCAAAATGACTGAGCGCACCATCGTCATCACGGGGGTTGCCCTGTCCAACACACTCGTCGCCGAGTTGATGCGAAATCTGGATGCTTCGCATTGGCTGGAAACGCCGGTGCTCATCGATGTGAAAGCCGGTCCGGTTCAGGCCGGTGGCGACGAGCGGTTGTTTCAGATGACCGTACGCAGCCGGCATGCCCCGGCCGGAGGTACGTTCTAA
- the aroB gene encoding 3-dehydroquinate synthase, whose translation MQTLKVDLGERSYPIHIGEGLLDQPLLLAPHIAGRQVAIVTNTTIAPLYLERLTRSLAGYSVLPIILPDGESFKNWETLQLIFDGLLTARHDRRTTVIALGGGVIGDMAGFAAACYQRGVDFIQVPTTLLSQVDSSVGGKTGINHPLGKNMVGAFYQPNLVLIDTQTLNTLPARELSAGLAEVIKYGLICDEPFLTWLEDNMDALRALDQVALTAAIQRSCAAKAEVVGADERESGLRATLNLGHTFGHAIETHMGYGVWLHGEAVAAGTVMALEMSYRLGWISQAERDRGIRLFQRAGLPVVPPAGMSEADFMQHMAVDKKVIDGRLRLVLLRRMGEATVTDDYPQEVLQATLGADYRALAQLKG comes from the coding sequence ATGCAAACACTGAAGGTTGATCTAGGCGAGCGTAGCTACCCGATTCACATTGGCGAAGGTTTGCTGGATCAGCCGTTGCTGCTGGCTCCGCACATCGCCGGTCGCCAGGTGGCGATTGTGACCAACACCACCATTGCCCCCCTCTATCTTGAGCGCCTGACCCGCAGCCTGGCGGGGTACTCCGTACTGCCGATCATTCTGCCTGATGGCGAATCATTCAAAAACTGGGAAACCCTGCAGCTGATTTTCGATGGCCTGCTCACTGCCCGGCATGACCGTCGCACCACTGTGATTGCTCTTGGTGGCGGTGTGATTGGCGATATGGCGGGGTTCGCAGCTGCCTGTTATCAGCGCGGTGTCGATTTCATCCAGGTGCCGACCACCTTGCTGTCTCAGGTTGATTCGTCAGTTGGCGGCAAAACCGGGATCAACCATCCGCTTGGCAAGAACATGGTCGGTGCGTTCTATCAGCCCAATCTGGTGCTGATCGACACACAGACCCTCAATACGCTTCCTGCCCGCGAATTGTCCGCAGGGCTGGCGGAAGTCATCAAGTACGGGCTGATATGCGACGAGCCTTTCCTGACCTGGCTTGAAGACAACATGGATGCACTGCGTGCCCTTGATCAGGTCGCCCTGACTGCCGCCATTCAGCGCTCGTGCGCCGCCAAGGCCGAAGTGGTCGGCGCCGATGAGCGCGAGTCGGGCCTACGCGCCACGCTCAACCTTGGTCACACCTTTGGCCACGCCATCGAAACCCATATGGGCTATGGCGTCTGGCTACATGGCGAGGCGGTTGCGGCAGGTACGGTGATGGCGCTGGAAATGTCTTACCGCCTGGGCTGGATCAGTCAAGCCGAGCGTGATCGCGGTATCCGCTTGTTCCAGCGTGCCGGTTTGCCGGTTGTGCCGCCTGCAGGCATGAGCGAAGCCGACTTCATGCAACACATGGCAGTTGATAAAAAAGTGATCGACGGTCGTTTGCGACTGGTGCTGCTGCGCCGCATGGGCGAAGCCACAGTGACTGACGATTATCCACAAGAGGTTCTACAAGCCACGCTGGGTGCGGATTACCGCGCACTGGCTCAGCTTAAAGGTTAA
- a CDS encoding type 4a pilus biogenesis protein PilO — protein sequence MVAQWLESLRSLDLRELEAGHPGDWSVRRKSVVVLALTGFVSLAGYLLQIQSPLIRLQEERATEVVLKAGFEARASHVAGLDAHLLQMQELENSFRNLVVQLPRKAEVPGLLDEIARIGLTSGLRIEHIHWLPEVLQSFYTELPLQMSLVGGYHDFGLFVSGLASLPRVVTVQDFTLAALGGSGSEQLRMTLLATTYRTHDQGLVP from the coding sequence ATGGTTGCGCAGTGGCTGGAGAGCCTGCGCAGCCTTGATTTGCGCGAGTTGGAAGCTGGGCATCCGGGGGATTGGTCGGTAAGGCGCAAGTCAGTGGTGGTGCTCGCGTTAACGGGCTTTGTGTCGCTGGCGGGGTATCTGCTGCAGATTCAGTCTCCGTTAATCAGGCTCCAGGAGGAGCGTGCGACGGAGGTGGTGCTCAAGGCCGGATTTGAGGCCAGGGCGTCGCATGTTGCGGGTCTTGATGCCCACCTGCTGCAAATGCAGGAGCTCGAAAACTCATTCAGAAACCTGGTGGTGCAATTGCCCCGCAAGGCAGAAGTGCCCGGGCTGCTGGATGAGATTGCGCGCATAGGCCTGACCAGCGGTCTGCGGATCGAACACATTCACTGGTTGCCTGAAGTTCTTCAGTCTTTTTATACCGAGCTGCCACTGCAGATGTCGCTGGTCGGCGGGTATCACGACTTTGGCCTTTTCGTCAGCGGTCTTGCGAGCTTGCCCCGGGTTGTGACAGTGCAGGACTTTACCCTTGCGGCTCTTGGTGGTTCGGGTAGCGAACAATTGCGCATGACCTTGCTGGCCACTACTTACCGCACCCACGATCAAGGATTGGTCCCATGA